In Fibrobacter sp. UWP2, the following are encoded in one genomic region:
- a CDS encoding GtrA family protein, whose product MIHFIKYNIIGIMNTLITLLVVWVLHQWLDWNLELSNFLGFVAGGCNSYICNRIWNFKSNNQKRTEVVRFVVVFLCSYAINLLVLEGCAYLLLNAPWCANFSGRISQFMKPTYFANIIANVVYVLVSFTLYKKWVFKK is encoded by the coding sequence GTGATTCACTTTATCAAGTACAATATCATTGGCATAATGAACACCCTCATCACACTACTTGTGGTATGGGTTCTGCACCAGTGGCTTGACTGGAACCTGGAGCTTTCCAATTTCCTCGGTTTTGTAGCCGGGGGCTGCAACAGCTACATTTGCAACCGCATTTGGAACTTCAAAAGCAACAATCAAAAACGCACCGAAGTCGTACGCTTTGTCGTGGTGTTCCTCTGCAGTTACGCAATTAATCTGCTTGTCCTCGAAGGTTGCGCATACCTGTTGCTGAACGCCCCATGGTGCGCAAACTTTAGCGGGCGGATTTCACAATTCATGAAGCCCACCTACTTCGCCAACATCATCGCGAACGTTGTTTACGTCCTTGTGAGTTTCACCCTATATAAAAAATGGGTGTTCAAAAAATAA
- a CDS encoding OmpA family protein, protein MKKIIALSLLAGSVAFAHSGYQGGSDGFHQNNAYTLGQWGVSIGTGGDVSNDSWSFSRKGSFQDAQGHSYNFEDWAGSFSGNFNASVGLLSFADVGVVMPLYYEHAHESSGTASAANMWIAGQGDLNAWMKIRAPFGDEKTVFAIAGVFDLFAPTGMQSAGVRPRHVWYIDERGNTDPFTANAWAGAAGLVMTLDFSKIGAPIRLNGHASYVHSFGDGQADALIYDAGLNLLVNDALDMFVEYSGEMRLEETKYPRDPIAEPMYITPGLRFHLPLGIDMGVGMDIAVRNYQDFTFEGKKEDKYARSQKLQFKGDNDQYYTYGYSPGPLYAAVAMLSWHMDGKPMVKDEDKDGVSDDNDQCAHTPSVATVDSVGCPIDSDKDGVIDGIDKCDHTPEGATVDSVGCPMDGDEDGVFDGIDKCPKTKKGAVIDITGCEGDFDKDGVEDSNDRCPNTQPGIIVDTTGCPADSDHDGVFDSFDKCANTPQGLPVDSTGCAADADKDGIPDALDKCPNTQKGLPVDSTGCPADADKDGVPDALDKCPNTKAGAQVNAEGCEGDFDGDGIPDAADMCPNTQKGVPVDSTGCPADADKDGVADALDKCPNTPAGTTVDNNGCTLDFDKDGISDDLDKCPNTKEGVQVDSTGCPKDEDKDGVADGIDKCPSTEKGISVDSVGCPMDTDKDGVADHLDKCPYTLEGIKIDAKGCPTNKKQDLNKLKQGIQFQTNSTKFTKNSYGTLNDIVALMNQIPGSNLEVQGHTDNVGSAKKNKELSQARAQAVVDYLVSKGIDSNRLRAVGYGSEKPIASNGNKKGRKANRRVELVPFEK, encoded by the coding sequence ATGAAAAAAATCATTGCATTATCATTACTTGCCGGCTCCGTCGCCTTTGCCCATTCCGGGTACCAGGGCGGATCCGATGGTTTCCACCAGAACAACGCTTATACTCTAGGTCAGTGGGGAGTCTCCATTGGCACGGGTGGTGATGTCTCCAACGACTCCTGGTCGTTCTCCCGTAAAGGCAGCTTCCAGGATGCGCAGGGCCATTCTTACAACTTTGAAGACTGGGCGGGCTCGTTCTCGGGCAACTTCAACGCTAGCGTTGGCCTGCTGAGCTTTGCGGATGTTGGCGTTGTTATGCCCCTTTATTATGAACACGCCCATGAATCCAGTGGCACCGCCAGTGCGGCCAACATGTGGATCGCCGGTCAGGGTGACCTGAACGCATGGATGAAGATTCGTGCGCCGTTTGGCGACGAAAAGACCGTCTTTGCCATTGCGGGTGTGTTTGACCTTTTTGCCCCGACAGGCATGCAGTCCGCAGGTGTCCGTCCCCGCCATGTTTGGTACATTGATGAACGCGGCAACACGGACCCGTTTACGGCCAATGCCTGGGCTGGTGCCGCAGGCCTCGTTATGACCTTGGATTTCTCCAAGATTGGCGCTCCTATCCGCTTGAACGGCCATGCCAGCTATGTTCATTCCTTTGGCGACGGTCAGGCCGATGCATTGATTTACGATGCCGGTTTAAACTTGCTGGTGAACGATGCCTTGGACATGTTCGTGGAATACTCCGGCGAAATGCGCTTGGAAGAAACCAAGTACCCGCGTGACCCCATCGCAGAACCGATGTACATTACTCCGGGTCTCCGCTTCCACCTGCCCCTTGGTATTGATATGGGCGTTGGTATGGACATCGCTGTGCGTAACTACCAGGACTTCACTTTCGAAGGAAAGAAGGAAGACAAGTACGCTCGCTCTCAGAAGCTGCAGTTCAAGGGTGACAACGATCAGTACTATACCTATGGATATAGCCCGGGACCGCTCTATGCCGCCGTTGCCATGTTGAGCTGGCACATGGATGGCAAGCCCATGGTGAAGGACGAGGACAAGGACGGCGTCTCGGATGACAATGACCAGTGCGCCCACACTCCCTCCGTGGCTACCGTGGATTCTGTTGGTTGCCCCATTGACAGCGACAAGGACGGTGTCATTGATGGCATTGACAAGTGCGACCATACTCCGGAAGGCGCTACGGTTGACTCCGTGGGCTGCCCGATGGACGGTGACGAAGACGGCGTGTTTGACGGCATTGACAAGTGCCCGAAAACCAAGAAGGGTGCCGTGATTGACATTACTGGTTGCGAAGGCGACTTCGACAAGGATGGCGTTGAAGATTCCAACGACCGTTGCCCGAATACCCAGCCTGGTATTATCGTCGATACGACGGGTTGCCCGGCCGACAGCGACCACGATGGTGTGTTTGATTCGTTCGACAAGTGCGCCAACACGCCGCAGGGCCTGCCTGTTGATTCTACGGGTTGCGCGGCTGATGCCGACAAGGATGGCATCCCCGATGCTCTTGACAAGTGCCCGAACACCCAGAAGGGTCTGCCTGTTGACTCTACGGGTTGCCCGGCCGATGCCGACAAGGATGGCGTTCCTGATGCTCTCGACAAGTGCCCGAACACCAAGGCTGGCGCTCAGGTGAATGCTGAAGGTTGCGAAGGCGACTTTGACGGTGACGGTATCCCGGATGCCGCTGACATGTGCCCGAATACCCAGAAGGGTGTCCCTGTTGACTCTACGGGTTGCCCGGCCGATGCCGACAAGGATGGTGTTGCCGACGCTCTCGACAAGTGCCCGAATACCCCGGCTGGCACTACGGTCGACAACAATGGTTGTACTCTTGACTTTGACAAGGACGGCATCTCGGATGATTTGGACAAGTGCCCGAACACCAAGGAAGGCGTCCAGGTGGACAGCACCGGTTGCCCGAAGGATGAGGACAAGGACGGTGTCGCCGATGGCATCGACAAGTGCCCGTCTACCGAAAAGGGTATTTCTGTGGATAGCGTTGGCTGCCCGATGGATACCGACAAGGATGGCGTTGCCGACCACCTTGACAAGTGTCCGTACACCCTCGAAGGTATCAAGATTGATGCCAAGGGTTGCCCGACCAACAAGAAGCAGGATTTGAACAAGCTGAAACAGGGTATCCAGTTCCAGACGAACTCCACCAAGTTCACCAAGAACAGCTACGGTACCTTGAATGACATTGTCGCCTTGATGAACCAGATTCCGGGCTCCAACCTCGAAGTCCAGGGCCACACCGACAATGTGGGCAGTGCCAAGAAGAACAAGGAACTCTCTCAGGCCCGTGCTCAGGCTGTGGTTGACTACCTTGTGAGCAAGGGCATTGACTCGAACCGCTTGCGTGCCGTGGGCTATGGCTCCGAAAAGCCCATTGCCAGCAACGGAAACAAGAAGGGCCGCAAGGCGAACCGCCGCGTGGAACTCGTTCCGTTCGAAAAGTAG
- a CDS encoding ABC transporter ATP-binding protein has protein sequence MAEKPILSIENLRRDFKMGDETVHALRGVSFDIHKGEFVTIMGTSGSGKSTMLNILGCMDKPTSGHYILDGEHTEKLKRDALARIRNRKIGFVFQSYNLLSRTTALENVELPLLYNPKISPDERHRRALDALKMVGLEDRMNHMPNQMSGGQQQRVAIARALVNDPVIILADEATGNLDTRTSYEIMTIFQQLHQQGKTIAFVTHEPDIATFSERTITLRDGLLKKDVRNDMQDAKAAFEALPPPETFDN, from the coding sequence ATGGCTGAAAAACCGATTTTATCTATCGAAAATCTCCGCCGCGACTTTAAAATGGGCGACGAGACCGTGCATGCACTGCGCGGCGTGAGCTTCGACATCCACAAAGGCGAGTTCGTCACCATCATGGGAACCAGCGGTTCCGGCAAGTCCACCATGCTGAACATACTGGGGTGCATGGACAAGCCCACCAGCGGGCATTACATCCTCGACGGAGAGCACACCGAGAAACTCAAACGGGATGCCCTCGCCCGCATCCGCAACCGCAAAATCGGGTTCGTCTTTCAAAGCTACAACCTGCTGAGCAGGACCACTGCTCTCGAGAACGTGGAACTGCCCTTGCTGTACAACCCTAAAATCAGCCCGGACGAACGGCACCGCCGCGCCCTCGACGCACTCAAGATGGTCGGTCTCGAAGACCGCATGAACCACATGCCCAACCAGATGAGCGGCGGACAACAGCAGAGGGTCGCCATCGCCCGCGCCCTGGTGAACGACCCGGTCATTATCCTGGCCGACGAAGCCACCGGGAACCTGGACACAAGAACCAGCTACGAAATCATGACGATTTTTCAGCAACTGCACCAGCAGGGCAAAACCATCGCCTTCGTGACGCACGAACCCGACATCGCCACCTTTAGCGAACGCACCATAACGCTCCGTGACGGCCTCCTGAAAAAAGACGTGAGGAACGACATGCAAGATGCGAAGGCCGCCTTTGAGGCACTCCCTCCACCAGAGACTTTTGATAATTGA
- a CDS encoding SDR family NAD(P)-dependent oxidoreductase, whose amino-acid sequence MPKKILVTGAAGFIGCEVSLIMLSKGYQVVGIDNMNSYYQVSLKEDRLKRLDHADFRFQKMDLADASAVAALFEEDHFDGVIHLGAQAGVRYSLQNPQAYIDSNITGFLNILEGCRKHPVEHLTYASSSSVYGRNTKTPFSTDDPVCQPSSLYAATKRSNELMAETYRHLFNVNATGLRFFTVYGPWGRPDMAPWLFADAIMHDRPIKIFNNGNMMRDFTYIDDIAGGVVKVYETGASRFAAGKPESAEHRLYNIGHGDPVNLLDFVKTLEKHLGKTAEKIYMPMQPGDVEVTWADTKALEKDVGYTAGTNLDTGIKAFADWFKGYC is encoded by the coding sequence ATGCCTAAAAAGATTCTTGTGACAGGTGCCGCGGGCTTTATTGGTTGTGAAGTTTCCTTGATAATGCTTTCGAAGGGTTATCAGGTGGTGGGAATCGACAACATGAATTCCTACTACCAGGTGTCCCTCAAGGAGGACCGTCTTAAACGACTGGACCATGCGGACTTCAGGTTTCAAAAGATGGACCTTGCCGACGCCTCTGCCGTAGCCGCCCTTTTTGAAGAGGATCATTTTGATGGCGTTATCCATTTGGGCGCCCAGGCGGGAGTGCGCTACAGCCTGCAAAACCCGCAGGCGTATATCGACAGCAATATCACCGGTTTTTTAAATATCCTCGAAGGGTGCCGCAAACACCCAGTAGAACACTTGACCTACGCTTCGTCCAGCAGCGTTTACGGCCGCAACACCAAGACTCCGTTTAGCACCGACGATCCCGTGTGCCAGCCTTCGAGCCTTTATGCGGCGACCAAGCGCAGCAACGAACTGATGGCGGAGACTTACCGTCATTTGTTCAATGTGAACGCGACGGGGCTTCGCTTTTTTACCGTTTACGGACCGTGGGGCCGCCCCGACATGGCGCCCTGGCTTTTTGCCGATGCCATTATGCACGACAGGCCCATCAAGATTTTTAACAACGGCAACATGATGCGCGATTTTACGTACATCGACGACATTGCCGGCGGGGTAGTGAAAGTATACGAGACGGGTGCGTCCCGATTTGCGGCAGGGAAGCCGGAGTCTGCGGAGCACCGCCTGTATAACATCGGTCACGGCGACCCGGTGAACCTGCTCGACTTTGTGAAGACCCTCGAAAAGCACTTGGGCAAGACCGCCGAAAAAATCTACATGCCCATGCAGCCTGGCGATGTCGAAGTGACTTGGGCCGATACAAAGGCTTTGGAAAAGGATGTGGGCTACACCGCGGGGACAAATCTGGATACAGGCATCAAGGCCTTTGCCGATTGGTTTAAAGGCTACTGCTAA
- a CDS encoding acetyl-CoA hydrolase/transferase C-terminal domain-containing protein, which yields MDWITGRKCSAAAAAELINDGDVLGVSGFTLAGYPKAVPLAIAERAEKIHAEGKPFQVTLFAGASTGDSCDGALARAKAMKFRMPYQSNPSLRKGINDGSIKYIDAHLGKMGYLVRTGAVPAPTVAIIEVSAILPDGRVCLSTSGGNSVCYLDMASKIILELNTRLGDSCVGMHDNALPELPPHAKPLSVYSAGDRVGDTFVKIDTNKVVAIVENDGFDEVTPFVEPDEISINIGERILDFIRFEESHGRLPKGMAYQSGVGKVANAVLCAMANDDRLGKIDLFTEVIQEAVLPLLKKGKLGVASGTALTLSKEAQQEFVENAADWKRHFVLRQQEVSNSPDIIRRVGVISMNTALEFDMFGNVNSSLVCGSAMMNGIGGSADFARHCALGFFLTPSVAKGGAISSVVPYVSHVDHAFHDTQIFVTEQGLADLRGLPAEERARRIIANCAHPDFRDELTDVLEYGIKHAKGVHLPLALDRAFEMHEKFLAEGKMH from the coding sequence ATGGACTGGATTACTGGCAGAAAATGCAGCGCCGCTGCAGCGGCAGAATTGATTAACGACGGGGATGTGCTTGGCGTTTCTGGATTTACACTGGCGGGTTACCCCAAGGCGGTTCCTTTGGCTATCGCGGAACGTGCCGAAAAAATCCACGCCGAGGGCAAGCCCTTCCAGGTGACGCTCTTTGCCGGGGCGAGTACCGGCGACAGTTGCGACGGGGCGCTGGCCCGTGCCAAGGCCATGAAGTTTCGCATGCCCTACCAGAGCAACCCTTCGCTCCGCAAGGGAATCAACGACGGGAGCATCAAGTACATTGACGCACACCTTGGCAAGATGGGCTACCTGGTGCGTACGGGGGCCGTGCCTGCCCCGACGGTCGCCATTATTGAAGTCAGCGCCATTTTGCCCGATGGCCGTGTATGCCTTTCCACTTCGGGGGGCAATTCGGTTTGCTACCTCGACATGGCGTCCAAAATCATTCTGGAATTGAATACGCGCCTAGGCGACAGCTGCGTGGGCATGCACGACAATGCGTTGCCCGAGCTGCCTCCGCACGCGAAGCCTTTGTCGGTTTACAGCGCGGGGGACCGCGTTGGCGATACTTTTGTCAAGATCGATACGAACAAGGTTGTGGCCATAGTCGAGAACGACGGCTTTGACGAAGTGACCCCGTTCGTGGAACCCGATGAAATCTCCATTAACATCGGCGAACGCATTCTGGATTTCATTCGTTTTGAGGAATCCCACGGGCGCCTCCCTAAGGGCATGGCCTACCAGAGCGGCGTGGGCAAGGTGGCCAACGCGGTGCTTTGCGCCATGGCGAACGACGACCGCCTTGGAAAAATCGACCTCTTTACCGAGGTTATCCAAGAAGCCGTGTTGCCGCTTCTCAAAAAAGGCAAGCTGGGCGTTGCCAGCGGAACCGCCCTCACGCTCTCCAAGGAAGCGCAGCAGGAATTTGTGGAGAACGCCGCCGACTGGAAGCGCCACTTTGTGCTCCGCCAGCAGGAGGTGAGCAACAGCCCCGACATCATTCGCCGCGTGGGAGTGATCTCGATGAATACGGCCTTGGAGTTTGACATGTTTGGCAACGTGAATAGTTCGCTAGTTTGCGGGTCCGCGATGATGAACGGCATTGGCGGTTCTGCCGACTTTGCCCGTCACTGCGCTCTCGGTTTTTTCTTGACGCCCTCCGTGGCAAAGGGTGGTGCCATATCGAGTGTGGTTCCCTACGTGAGCCATGTGGACCATGCCTTTCACGATACGCAAATCTTTGTGACGGAACAGGGACTCGCCGACTTGCGCGGCCTCCCTGCCGAGGAGCGGGCGCGCCGTATTATTGCGAACTGCGCCCACCCGGATTTCCGCGACGAGCTGACGGATGTGCTGGAGTATGGCATTAAGCATGCAAAGGGAGTACATTTACCGCTCGCCTTGGACCGCGCCTTTGAAATGCACGAGAAATTCCTCGCCGAAGGCAAAATGCACTAG